In the genome of Dermacentor silvarum isolate Dsil-2018 chromosome 1, BIME_Dsil_1.4, whole genome shotgun sequence, one region contains:
- the LOC125943071 gene encoding uncharacterized protein LOC125943071: MPRLKEKSYTRKRASLETKTIFEDFGSPTGSQPLAAREVASLERCSAACTAHTCVDTCGRAVPANVCASCDAGRCTEATSEVQAGGCDTTRTKDNVPSFPDGSALSGSSDGLAVKDGPLYSPVGAAHEDPVGEVHIQVSEGSLVSRTPEPTFDLATAESSSVPTDFAEQLRSWAIKENVTHTAVTSLLKILKTSRFDPSSLPSDARTLLSTPRGTQRAPALTAMAPGQYCHFGLQCCLENALSEACFTGSRITLLFNIDGLPISKSSTMQLWPIQCMIGEHGRVPFIVGIFAGPSKPVSANDYLSPLVSELQQLLLHGMLFEQRIIEVSSTCFVLDAPARSFVFRIKGHTGYSGCPKCTVEGTYSNSRLCFPTRSSTLRTDDSFRRQTDPDHHLGTSVLTSLPIDCITSAPLDYMHLLCLGCIFWQVLACAGSILIMQSPFFSTL; this comes from the exons ATGCCTAGACTGAAGGAGAAATCGTACACGCGGAAGAGAGCGTCGCTGGAGACAAAGACAATATTTGAGGACTTTGGGTCTCCCACCGGCAGCCAGCCGTTAGCGGCTCGAGAAGTGGCCAGTCTAGAACGGTGCAGTGCTGCATGTACGGCGCACACATGCGTTGACACGTGCGGTCGTGCTGTCCCTGCGAACGTTTGTGCTTCTTGTGATGCTGGCCGCTGCACCGAGGCGACATCGGAAGTTCAGGCCGGTGGTTGTGACACGACGCGCACTAAGGACAATGTGCCTAGCTTCCCTGATGGGTCGGCTCTAAGTGGCTCTTCCGATGGGTTGGCGGTGAAGGATGGTCCACTTTACTCGCCTGTCGGAGCGGCACACGAGGACCCTGTCGGAGAGGTGCACATACAAGTCAGTGAGGGTTCTCTGGTAAGCAGGACCCCGGAGCCTACATTTGATCTAGCTACCGCGGAATCTTCATCGGTGCCCACTGATTTTGCTGAACAACTACGCAGTTGGGCCATTAAGGAAAACGTTACTCATACAGCGGTCACATCTCTGCTAAAGATACTCAAGACAAGTAGGTTTGACCCCTCATCTCTCCCAAGTGACGCTCGCACTTTGCTCTCCACGCCCAGGGGTACACAGCGTGCACCTGCTTTAACTGCAATGGCTCCTGGGCAATACTGTCACTTTGGCTTGCAGTGCTGTCTAGAAAATGCCTTGTCAGAAGCATGTTTTACGGGTAGCCGTATTACTTTGTTATTTAACATTGATGGACTGCCAATTTCCAAGAGTTCTACCATGCAGCTGTGGCCAATCCAGTGCATGATTGGTGAGCATGGCAGAGTTCCCTTTATAGTCGGCATTTTTGCTGGCCCATCAAAGCCTGTTTCAGCAAATGATTATCTGAGCCCCCTTGTCAGTGAGCTGCAACAGCTTCTTTTGCATGGAATGCTTTTTGAGCAGCGAATAATTGAGGTTTCGTCAACATGTTTTGTTTTAGATGCACCAGCGCGATCGTTCGTTTTTCGAATTAAAGGACACACTGGGTATTCCGGGTGCCCAAAGTGCACAGTAGAGGGCACATACAGTAACAGCCGACTCTGCTTTCCAACAAGATCCTCCACTTTGCGCACTGATGATTCATTCAGGCGTCAGACTGACCCTGACCATCACCTGGGCACCTCAGTTTTGACGTCGCTTCCCATAGACTGTATCACCTCTGCACCCCTCGACTACATGCACCTTTTATGTCTGGGT TGTATATTCTGGCAAGTCCTAGCCTGTGCCGGCAGCATACTGATTATGCAGAGTCCCTTCTTCAGCACTTTGTAA
- the LOC119442105 gene encoding uncharacterized protein LOC119442105, translated as MYAIVEFTAAEEVEVVPCTWMNGETCLWPKVPSDRATRMVRRGTAPDASFQPYAAVVKGVFRTYEEGRAKLDEARFRSDLSGSDDGRKRKRAKPLRYSSESDSDDFPHAPLQLSTQHKTPSSQETQILPLETEAANEDVRPNGGSQSQQSQAVLVSFLTAILRLTLLIQCSIFPLTEFQRRVMTSLNILRHNQAEIIQLLSVALQRASSAQEEAMKTPEQVLRCPLESVQAVLEFNETLNEAKSEALVLDLIAYGTRTLNMTIKAMMAYLISDRAASQFSMDGRKGKVRFRDLKLCKVLFCKYTYLHLVESDSTKSDLKLKMLPFILVAARRTRHHKDCTVDDVVCQVKEWLRRAKERCAATEKKD; from the exons ATGTATGCCATTGTTGAATTTACGGCGGCGGAGGAAGTTGAGGTCGTGCCTTGCACGTGGATGAATGGTGAAACCTGTCTGTGGCCAAAAGTGCCATCAGACAGGGCCACTAGAATGGTTCGACGCGGAACCGCGCCAGATGCCAGCTTCCAGCCCTATGCTGCGGTCGTGAAAGGTGTATTCC GCACATATGAAGAAGGACGTGCAAAATTGGACGAGGCCCGATTCAGGTCAGATTTATCGGGATCTGATGATGGCAGAAAGCGAAAGAGGGCGAAGCCTCTACGCTACAGCTCAGAATCGGATTCTGATGACTTCCCACATGCCCCCCTGCAGCTTTCTACGCAGCACAAGACAC CTTCTAGTCAGGAGACTCAGATTCTGCCATTAGAAACGGAAGCTGCGAACGAGGATGTCAGGCCAAATGGGGGTTCACAATCACAGCAATCCCAAG CTGTGCTGGTAAGTTTTTTAACAGCGATACTCCGCCTTACTTTACTCATTCAATGCTCCATTTTCCCTCTTACAGAGTTTCAGCGGCGGGTGATGACCAGCCTAAATATTTTAAGGCACAACCAGGCCGAAATTATACAGTTGTTGTCAGTTGCCCTCCAGAGAGCCTCTAGTGCTCAAGAAGAAGCAATGAAGACGCCTGAGCAAGTGCTGCGCTGCCCATTAGAAAGTGTGCAGGCAGTCCTGGAGTTCAATGAGACATTGAATGAAGCAAAAAGTGAAGCTCTG GTTCTGGATCTTATAGCATACGGAACAAGAACGCTCAACATGACCATCAAGGCAATGATGGCCTATTTGATCAGTGACAGGGCTGCGTCACAATTCAGCATGGATGGCCGTAAAGGCAAGGTTAGGTTTAGAGACCTGAAGCTTTGCAAGGTTCTCTTCTGTAAGTATACATATTTACATTTGGTAGAGAGTGACTCTACCAAAAGTGACTTGAAGCTCAAAATGCTCCCATTTATTTTAGTGGCTGCTCGGCGGACACGCCATCACAAAGACTGCACAGTAGATGACGTGGTGTGCCAAGTAAAGGAGTGGCTGCGCAGGGCAAAAGAAAGGTGTGCAGCCACTGAGAAGAAGGACTGA